One genomic region from Phragmites australis chromosome 1, lpPhrAust1.1, whole genome shotgun sequence encodes:
- the LOC133885819 gene encoding NDR1/HIN1-like protein 3, with the protein MVSHHYFPSIHPTHHDPYSLFYRAFRVLTLVLIALGIATLVLWFVYQPNSLKLYVDSAKLTCLDLVDNGTTLRYDLAIGVIIQKTNRKQAVLYQRLEAVALYGGEKHLSVYKLDLE; encoded by the exons ATGGTTAGCCAC CATTATTTCCCGTCTATCCACCCTACGCACCACGACCCGTACTCGCTCTTCTACCGGGCCTTCCGTGTGCTCACTCTTGTGCTTATCGCCCTCGGCATCGCGACGCTGGTCCTCTGGTTCGTCTACCAGCCCAACAGCCTCAAGCTCTACGTCGACTCCGCCAAGCTCACCTGCTTGGACCTCGTCGACAACGGCACGACGCTGCGGTATGATCTCGCCATTGGCGTGATCATCCAGAAGACAAACCGGAAGCAAGCCGTGTTGTACCAGCGGCTGGAGGCCGTGGCACTCTACGGCGGTGAGAAGCACTTATCTGTATACAAGCTTGATCTTGAGTAG
- the LOC133890546 gene encoding transcription repressor OFP8-like, which translates to MSSRASRRGSSFTLRHPPVVDIGCNCRRPKLFSIFTSSSSSLFRGGGKPKSPNASSTSTTTAFTATAAGGRSGTTATSTDSSSWGPASFITTNSLYEEPIAVAVAVPLQEREPQETRRRRRQRRRRRPATARHDEEEQYGRVARESVPVAVDSAEPYEDFRESMVQMVVEKEIYAWDDLNDLLHQFLSLNSPRHHPLILHAFADLWTRNGLFSPPSPCQF; encoded by the coding sequence ATGTCGAGCAGGGCATCCAGGAGAGGCAGCAGCTTCACGCTGCGGCACCCGCCGGTGGTGGACATCGGCTGCAACTGCCGCCGGCCGAAGTTGTTCTCCATCTTcacctcgtcgtcgtcctccttgTTCCGCGGCGGGGGCAAGCCCAAGTCCCCCAACGCCTCTTCCACGTCCACCACCACGGCGTTCACGGCCACCGCCGCGGGCGGGCGCAGCGGCACCACGGCCACCTCCACCGACTCCTCCTCGTGGGGTCCCGCGTCTTTCATCACCACCAACTCCCTGTACGAGGAGCCGAtagcggtggcggtggcggtgccgCTGCAGGAGCGGGAGCCGCAGGagacgaggcggcggcggaggcagcgccggcgccggagacCGGCCACCGCGCGccacgacgaggaggagcagtacGGGCGGGTGGCGCGGGAGAGCGTACCGGTGGCGGTGGACTCGGCGGAGCCGTACGAGGACTTCCGCGAGTCGATGGTGCAGATGGTGGTGGAGAAGGAGATCTACGCGTGGGACGACCTCAACGACCTCCTCCACCAATTCCTCTCCCTCAACTCGCCGCGCCACCACCCGCTCATACTCCACGCCTTCGCCGACCTCTGGACCCGCAACGGCCTCTTCTCCCCGCCCTCCCCTTGCCAGTTCTAG